Proteins encoded by one window of Rutidosis leptorrhynchoides isolate AG116_Rl617_1_P2 chromosome 7, CSIRO_AGI_Rlap_v1, whole genome shotgun sequence:
- the LOC139858170 gene encoding nuclear transport factor 2B-like, with protein MDPDAVAKAFVEHYYSTFDANRAGLASLYQESSMLTFEGQKIQGSSNIVAKLTSLPFQQCKHSITTVDCQPSGPSGGMLVFVSGNLQLSGEQHALKFSQMFHLMPTPQSSFYVLNDIFRLNYA; from the exons ATGGATCCAGATGCGGTTGCGAAGGCGTTCGTGGAGCACTATTACTCCACATTCGATGCTAATCGGGCCGGGTTAGCTTCTCTCTACCAGGAATCATCCATGTTAACTTTTGAAGGTCAAAAGATACAGGGATCTTCAAATATCGTAGCCAAGCTGACGTCACTCCCGTTTCAGCAATGCAAGCACAGCATCACCACCGTTGACTGTCAGCCGTCTGGTCCTTCCGGCGGCATGCTTGTTTTCGTTTCCGGCAACCTACAACTCTCCGGCGAACAACATGCTCTTAAATTCAGTCAG ATGTTCCATCTCATGCCCACCCCGCAGTCGAGTTTTTACGTTCTCAATGACATATTCCGGTTGAACTATGCTTGA